The genomic region ctgctgctgaggctctcCACATCCTGTCCTGATGGCGCCCTCTtcagacgaggaggaggaagtggcgcTTTAGCAGGAGCCTCTGCAGAATCACCTGAGCAACCAAAACAAATGTCATTTCACATATTTAGAGACATAAGAGGATTCTGATCCTCTGCTCACCGCTGATGTAGGCGCTGCTCGGCCGGGAACCGATGGGACTGCTGGGATCGGAggaaccagtgggaccagtgggaccagtgggaCTGGTGGGACTGCTGGGATCGGAggaaccagtgggaccagtgggaCTGCTGGGACTGCTGGGATCGGAggaaccagtgggaccagtgggaCTGGTGGGACTGGTGGAACCGGTGGGACAGGTGGGACTGGCGACACTGGtggaaccagaggaactgaTGGGACTGGTGGGACCTAAGGAACCAGTGGGACCGTCTGGTTCCACTGGGGGCTTTGATCCTTGGGGTGAGGGTGGCCTGGGGGTGATACAGTGTGGTTTGGATCTGGGAGCTGGTTCTGGCCTGGACTCAGCAGCCTCCTTGGCAGGTTGGACGTTTGATTTGACTGCAGCAAAAGAACCGATACAGGTGTAAAAAcgtctgccccctgctggacacgcTGGGCAGCATGTCAGAATAAAATGAGGAGGACAACGTACCTTCATCAGCATCTGCTGCGTCCAACGTGGAGGTCGACTGACAACGCAGGAACAAATTTATgacattaaaaacatgaaacaagtAAAGACACACTAAATGTTCTAAATTCTGTTGTGGGAAGCTTTATTTCTTAATTCCCCCACTAAAACCAGTAGCACCTCACCTTCTTCACAGCCATCTTCTCTTGTCGGGCCTTCATCTCAGCAAGCAGGTCCAGGCCCATCACAGGAACACCAATAAGGCGAACGTGTGTGTTCTTCTCCTGCTTCATGTCGTTCTGCGgcgcctccttctccttctcctcagcagCTTCACCGGCTGCTGGAGCGTTCTCCGTCACAGAGTCGGCGTGCTCCAGGTGGAGCTCCTTCTGTGGTGGAGTCGGAGAGGCCTGTGTAGCTTCCTCCGCCACTGGGCTAATACAGGCAGttgagcagggaggaggagcagctggggaGGGCTGCGGTGGAGCGACGGCTGCAGCTCCGTGGCTCTTCTCTGAGCGGGACGTTCTGGATTTGATGAGGTTGAAGAAGCCGCTCTTCCTGGACTCGTGCTTCTTCTCTGTTGCTTCCTGCAGGCGGGGGCTGGGACCTCCGACGGAGGAGAGTCTGAGGAGAGCCAGAGAGTTACTGGCGGTTGGACCTTCGCTAACTCACCGCCATGATGAGCACGTGTTGATGTTCGGATCAAAACTCTCACTTGAAGCTGAGCTTGATGACTTTCTTGTAGAAGAAGTCTTCCAGGCCTTCATCCAACTTCCCCATGATGCTGTTCTGCTCTGCTTCGTGCGTCACTAAGCGACGACTCGACTCTCGCTGGAGAAATAACCACGGAGGACACGAGTGTTGATGTGCTAGACTAGTGCCGCACGACTCCTCTCTGAGCTCCACTTACAGCTGCTCGGCTGGGTTTGGTCCTCTTCATGGGTTTGGGCCGGGTTTTGGTGCAGTGCTTCAGGGTTGTCAGCTCCACAGGGGGGAGCTCACTGAGACACACAGCACTTCTGCCCTGTGGCTGTGGGGCagttgaaggaggaggagggtcttCCACGTGGATGGGGACCTCCTCCAAAGCTTTGTCCAGGTCAAACTCCATCTCTGTAGGACCACGAGGGGAAGAACGTCAGACTAAACTGTTACGAGGTcagaagctgaagcagctgtGACGACATGCAACATGGtcgacttcctgtttcatctgGTTTCTGGGATCCTCAGTGGGTTTGAAGTTAAAGGCCAACTTGGCCCAGATGAAACAGATTTGTTACCCGGTTTAAGACGCTTCTGTCGTTGAGACTTGGGTCTAGTTAGTTCTGAATTTAGTGTGTCCTTCTCACCAAATGCGACAGAGACGGGTCGCAGCATTCTGACCAGAATACTCTTCCTCTTGGATGTAGGAGTCACCTGAAAGGGGACACAAGGACGTTACTGGACGTCCCAGTCAAGCTCCAGATGAGGCCCCAGCTTGTAAAAACCAACCATGCAGGGGTCCAAGTCCTCCAACCCACGGTTCTGGTCCTGGACATGACCCTGTTTCTGGTCCTTCAGGACCACCTCATCCACAACGTCGGTCTCCGTCTGGGCCTCCTGACGCACCAGAGGCTGAGACcttctggtcacatgatcagcctGAAACCAAACAAGAGCGGGGGGCAATAAAGGATAGATGCAGAGAGATGGATGCAcaggtggacagatggatggatggatggatggatggatggatggatggatggatggatggatggatggatggatggatggacggatggacagatggatggatgctcaCCAGTGTGTGCTGGGACCTGGACAGAGACTCCAGGATTTCATCCAGGATCCGGTCAGACAGAAGCGAGGCCACGTTCAATTTGACTTCACTGTCGGAGACAGAAGAAGGTCCAGAATGCTGAGAGTGTCAGATGGAGCCTGGAGCTCCAGGAGATCAGCACACCTGATCTTGTTGATGATGTCCATCCCAGACTGGTCCAGCAGggtgctgctgatgaagctgtggGGGATGGTCATCCTTGCCGCTCctgccttcagcagctcctgacgAAGGTTACCGCCCGCCATCACGTGAGGACACAGACGCTCAGCGGcgtccaccatcatcaccagcatcatctACACAATGACCACTGCTGATGAATGGGTTTAGTTTAACGACGGCCACCAccctgctcctgctctcacctgcagctgctcctccatcacctgagCCACCTCCCCGGCCATCGACTCCAGCTTGTCCTGAATGGCGCCGGTGCACATGCCTCCGGACAGGCCGCTCCTCAGGTGGTAGAGGCTCGGCAGCAGCTGCAACGGTGGGGGACATGTCCAGGTCCGCATCAGCTGCAATTCTGACTTTTTCTACACCAGAACTTTGACAGCCTGTCAACCTACCGTCTTGGAGCTCTTAGCGTCCGTCATGAGGTTCTTTGCCACCTTCACGTCCTCCTGGACCAGGCTGGTCTCTGAGAACCGCAGAGAGTTCAGGTGGTCCTGAACCCTCACGCACATCATGTCCATCATCTGTACCACACAGAGGTGAGGGGTcagcgcgcacgtgtgtgtgtatgtgtgtatttatgcatGTGTCTGCCCGCCTGCTGTGTGGTGGTCATCACGATCCCTTGCTGTAGGCGGTACGCCTGCTCCTGGAGGTACTTGCGCGTCTCATGGTTCCTCAGAAGGTACTGCTCCATCTACAGCGACAGAAAGGTTCTCAAAACTGAAATTTCACAGGTGACCTGGTGAACTCGGGAGAAGAACCTTCAGTAAGCATCTTCTGTCTTCTCGGGGTTGGTCTTCAGCGCCTGGGCTGCGTCCATGATGGGGACAGGCATGAACCGGATGGTGAAGTTCCTGACGGGCAGAACATTTATCACCTGTGTTCCTCACATGTTCTTCACAACGACCGCGTTATACTCACTTctccaaagcagcagcaacGTCCTGCAGTCCCTGAGGACTGACATTGTTTCTGTCCCACACAACagtcctgtcacacacacacacacacacacacacacacacacacagcattaaAGAGTGATGAcagcctctgctcctcttcctcgctgcttCTCTGGCTGACCAGGGTCTGACCTCAGTTTGGTGTTGATCTGCAGGGCTTTGGCCAGCATCTTGGCTCCCATGTCCCCCATGGCGTTCCCACTGATGTCCAGCTTGGTCAGAGACGTGTTGCTGCCCAGGGCGTTGAGCAGGATGGAGAGGTCGCCCTTCAGTTTGGAATCAGCCAACGACAGTGAGCTCAGCGGCTGCAGAGAGGATCCACAGGCAGGTTAAAGCAACAGTTCCTCCAACTGGACATGAGGACACTTCTGTTGAGTTCTGCACTCGGACTCACCGAGTCCTCCTCCTGGATCATGTGGACCAGACTGCCCAGAACCTGAGCCACATTCCTTGAAGACAaaacaacaatgataataatcctaataatacatttaaaataaaacaccgtTCGTGACTCtaggggaacagagaggaagatctgggggaacagagaggaggatctgggggaacagagaggaggatctgggggaacagagaAGAGGATCGaagggaacagagaggaggatctgggggaacagagaggaagatctgggggaacagagaggaggatctgggggGAACAGAGTGGAggatctgggggaacagagaggagaggaggaactgggggaacagagaggaagatctgggggaacagagaggaggatctgggagaacagagaggaggatctgggggaacagagtggaggatctgggggaacagagTGGAGGATttgggggaacagagaggaagatctgggggaacagagaggaggatctgggggaacagagaggaggatctgggggaacagagtggaggatctgggggaacagagaggaggatctgggggaacagagaggaagatctgggggaacagagaggaagatctgggggaacagagaggaggatctgggggACCAGGATGATCTGGAACCAGTTAAGGGGGCTGGTCAGACTGAGGGGGGAGAGTCTACTGAGGAGGAAGGCAGAACAAGTAAAACCCAGAAGTCCAAAAGTGCTGAGTCATCACCCACTTAGACTTGATGTTGTTGAAGTTTTTGCCCAGTGAAAGGTGTTTGATGGAACGGTTCTTGGCCAGCCAGACCAGCAGGGTGGTCAGATCCATGTCCAGACCtgcgccacaaaaccatcatcaaccatcacacagcagcacagcccaGACATCAAAGCTCTCACCATTGTCTGAAATGTCCAAGCAGGTGATGTTGGGAATCTCTGCAATGCAACCTTCCAGAATCTGGGATCCTCCGGAACGCAGCTGAGAACAGAAGCAACATGAATGAACGCCGCAAACCTGCTTCCATGTTTCTGGAGCTTCCTGCCTGCTCACGTCCGTTTAAACGGGCTTTACCTCACAGCAGCTCAGATCCAGAGAAACATCACTCAGGTTTGGGTTACAGCCGAGTCCCAACAGCAAAgctctgcagcaacaacagcaacttcAGGGAACTGACGCAACGGTCGGCCATTTAAACGCCATTTAAACGCCATTTAAACTCCATTTAAACGCCATTTAAACTCCTTTTAAACTACTTTTAAACTCCTTCCAGGATCCCCTTTGATCCACTCTTCAGAAGGCGTCAACATCAAAGCTGGTGTCAACGAAGAGGATCTGGAGATGCTTGGTGAagtaagctaatgctaatgtgtgtctctcaggtgtgtgtgtctcaggtgtGTCCTTACTTCAGAGCCTCCAGGGACAGTCTGGTTCCTGACAGGCTGACTGTGGTCAGAGCGAGGGCACTGCTGAAGAACTGTTTAAAGGACGACGGGATCTCTTTACACTTCCTGTACAGATGGGAAAACCTGTGTTTTGACCTGGTTTGTGTTGGGACAGTGTGTGCGTttacagacaggtgagagacctGTGAGAGAAGACGGTTTTTGACATGTTGAGGACACGAAGATGTTTCAAAGATCCTCTTAGTAAGGAGGAACAtgcctgaaaataaaacaccacagaagaaaCGTGAACAATGAGGTTTTCACACACGATTAAATAAACAACGTTTACAAACGTGGTGGTCCCTCAGGTGAGCGtcaggtgtgtgtacctgctccAGACAGCAGTCGCTGTTGGACAGGTCCAGACTCTCCAGACAGTTGGAGTGACTCAGGAAACTCTGGAGGCTCTGGGAAAAGACAAAATCACACTCAGCGTCTTCGTCCTGCTGGATCAATGAAGGTCTGAATACGGGCGAGCGTCCCACCGGCAGGTCGTCTCCTCTCAGGGAGTTTCCTGACAAGTCCAGATGTTTGAGCGTGGTGGCCACAGCTGGGTTCGAGCAGAGCGCCTGACAGAGACTGTTTACACctgaaagatggagaaaatccacctgaagagaagaactcacacaacaggaagtgttccagtccttctgtgaGTCCACCTTTAGGGGATGTGGATGTTCTGGACAGGTTCAGGAGCTTCAGACCCATGGGAAGTTTGGACAGCTGGGTGCTCAGAGCCGAAAGAcctgcaggaagtgacatcacatcAGTGAAGCAttgacctttgtgtgtgtgtacctctgtcctccagggagcTGTTGCTCAGATTGagagtgtgtatgtttgtgtgtgcgtgtgtgtgtcactgtccTCTAGAGACCTGTGCTCAGAATGagagtgtgtatgtttgtgtgtgcgtgtgtgtgtgtgcgcgtgtgtgtgccaCTGTCCTCCAGGGAGTTGTTGCTcagattgagtgtgtgtgtgtgtgtgtgtgtgtgtgtgcgcacgtgtgtgtacctctgtcctccagggagtGGTTGCTCAgattgagagtgtgtgtgtgtgtacctctgtcctccagggagttGTTGCTCAGattgagagtgcgtgtgtgtgtacctctgtcctccaggcagTTGTTGCTcagactgagtgtgtgtgtgtgtgtatacctctgtcctccagggagttGTTGCTcagattgagtgtgtgtgtgtgtgtgtgtgtgtacctctgtcctccagggagttGTTGCTcagactgagtgtgtgtgtgtgtgtatacctctgtcctccagggagttGTTGCTcagattgagtgtgtgtgtgtgtgtttgtgtgtgtgtccctctgtcctccagggagttGTTGCTcagattgagtgtgtgtgtgtgtgtttgtgtgtgtgtccctctgtcctccagggagttGTTGCTcagattgagtgtgtgtgtgtgtgtttgtgtacctctgtcctccagggagttGTTGCTCAGATTGAGTGTGTGCAACATGGAGGCAGGGTTGTGTGACAGAGCAACGGCCAGTTTCTGAGCAAAATCACTG from Takifugu rubripes chromosome 12, fTakRub1.2, whole genome shotgun sequence harbors:
- the LOC101075500 gene encoding LOW QUALITY PROTEIN: F-actin-uncapping protein LRRC16A-like (The sequence of the model RefSeq protein was modified relative to this genomic sequence to represent the inferred CDS: substituted 1 base at 1 genomic stop codon), producing the protein AVESVRETVGRTVKLTLRRKVQLEVKGDKVESRVLALASHRAYLLTARLPSKLEHSFSYLDIQGISSNKPTQLVLQYDRGLWNLHLGSTEEVDEVIAHIGSCLRRISPQGSPVKLMKKLSLKPPDRTAALQALWEEQGPADLGPCGGFSHQYRCVCDFLGIPYREEVQWDVDTIYLTQDTRDLNLQDFIHLENRDLVAITTVLEYNQWFTKVSSKDYKLSTDVCEQILRVVARSSRLEELVLENAGLKSDFAQKLAVALSHNPASMLHTLNLSNNSLEDRGLSALSTQLSKLPMGLKLLNLSRTSTSPKGVNSLCQALCSNPAVATTLKHLDLSGNSLRGDDLPSLQSFLSHSNCLESLDLSNSDCCLEQACSSLLRGSLKHLRVLNMSKTVFSHRKCKEIPSSFKQFFSSALALTTVSLSGTRLSLEALKALLLGLGCNPNLSDVSLDLSCCELRSGGSQILEGCIAEIPNITCLDISDNGLDMDLTTLLVWLAKNRSIKHLSLGKNFNNIKSKNVAQVLGSLVHMIQEEDSPLSSLSLADSKLKGDLSILLNALGSNTSLTKLDISGNAMGDMGAKMLAKALQINTKLRTVVWDRNNVSPQGLQDVAAALEKNFTIRFMPVPIMDAAQALKTNPEKTEDAYXRFFSRMEQYLLRNHETRKYLQEQAYRLQQGIVMTTTQQMMDMMCVRVQDHLNSLRFSETSLVQEDVKVAKNLMTDAKSSKTLLPSLYHLRSGLSGGMCTGAIQDKLESMAGEVAQVMEEQLQMMLVMMVDAAERLCPHVMAGGNLRQELLKAGAARMTIPHSFISSTLLDQSGMDIINKISEVKLNVASLLSDRILDEILESLSRSQHTLADHVTRRSQPLVRQEAQTETDVVDEVVLKDQKQGHVQDQNRGLEDLDPCMVTPTSKRKSILVRMLRPVSVAFEMEFDLDKALEEVPIHVEDPPPPSTAPQPQGRSAVCLSELPPVELTTLKHCTKTRPKPMKRTKPSRAARESSRRLVTHEAEQNSIMGKLDEGLEDFFYKKVIKLSFKLSSVGGPSPRLQEATEKKHESRKSGFFNLIKSRTSRSEKSHGAAAVAPPQPSPAAPPPCSTACISPVAEEATQASPTPPQKELHLEHADSVTENAPAAGEAAEEKEKEAPQNDMKQEKNTHVRLIGVPVMGLDLLAEMKARQEKMAVKKSTSTLDAADADEVKSNVQPAKEAAESRPEPAPRSKPHCITPRPPSPQGSKPPVEPDGPTGSLGPTSPISSSGSTSVASPTCPTGSTSPTSPTGPTGSSDPSSPSSPTGPTGSSDPSSPTSPTGPTGPTGSSDPSSPIGSRPSSAYISGDSAEAPAKAPLPPPRLKRAPSGQDVESLSSSPAGQDDRDSSFLHSDVCPEGGAITEPLSPVFAGSRRWSSLKRSSLSAAATDSRERAKSLPTYVIRPESDLDEGEELLPPTDSKSEDECEDDCEDVLSA